From Leptospira langatensis, the proteins below share one genomic window:
- the leuC gene encoding 3-isopropylmalate dehydratase large subunit — MKTMFEKIWEDHLVGELEGGSYLLYIDRHLIHEVTSPQAFDGIRMAHRKVRRPEATFATMDHNVSTRIRNLELADPISANQMKTLMKNCDENGIKLYDLNHPDQGIIHVIAPEMGLTHPGMTIVCGDSHTSTHGAFGALAFGIGTSEVEHVLATQTLLQRRAKTMEIRVDGKLSPHVTAKDIVLAIIGKIGTGGATGYVIEYRGSAISSLSMEARMTVCNMSIEAGARAGLIAPDQVTFDYLKDRDFAPKGAEWELALQKWKRYVTDEGAKFDISIVLKAEDIAPQVTWGTSPGQVVPVTGVVPDPKDAPDAVEKTSIENALKYMDLKPGQKLEDVTVNKVFIGSCTNSRIEDLRVAASTVKGKKVSSKVQAIVVPGSGRVKRQAESEGLDKIFVEAGFEWREPGCSMCLAMNDDVLSPGDRCASTSNRNFEGRQGKGGRTHLVGPAMAAAAAIEGHFVDIRSWK, encoded by the coding sequence CTATATAGATCGCCACCTCATACATGAGGTAACAAGTCCCCAGGCTTTTGACGGTATTCGTATGGCACATAGAAAGGTGCGTCGTCCGGAAGCTACTTTCGCGACCATGGACCATAACGTTTCCACTCGCATTCGTAATTTAGAATTAGCCGATCCGATCTCTGCAAATCAAATGAAGACCCTCATGAAGAATTGTGATGAGAATGGGATCAAATTATACGATCTGAATCATCCAGACCAAGGGATCATTCACGTGATTGCTCCGGAGATGGGACTGACTCATCCTGGAATGACGATTGTTTGCGGGGACTCCCATACTTCTACTCATGGTGCGTTCGGCGCGCTTGCTTTCGGGATCGGGACTTCGGAAGTAGAGCATGTGCTTGCCACTCAGACTCTCTTGCAAAGAAGAGCGAAGACAATGGAGATCCGAGTCGATGGAAAATTATCTCCTCATGTCACTGCGAAGGATATCGTTCTTGCAATCATCGGAAAAATAGGCACAGGTGGGGCGACCGGTTATGTGATCGAGTACAGAGGTTCTGCGATCTCTTCCCTCAGCATGGAAGCTCGTATGACCGTATGTAATATGTCCATCGAAGCAGGAGCTCGTGCGGGATTGATTGCTCCGGACCAAGTTACTTTCGATTATTTGAAAGATAGAGACTTCGCTCCTAAAGGCGCAGAATGGGAATTGGCTCTTCAAAAATGGAAACGCTATGTAACCGACGAAGGCGCTAAGTTTGACATTAGTATCGTACTGAAGGCAGAAGACATCGCTCCTCAAGTTACCTGGGGAACTTCTCCAGGACAAGTAGTCCCTGTGACCGGAGTGGTCCCGGATCCGAAGGACGCTCCTGATGCTGTGGAAAAAACGAGTATCGAAAACGCACTCAAATATATGGACCTGAAACCAGGACAGAAACTGGAAGATGTAACCGTGAACAAGGTGTTCATCGGTTCTTGCACGAACTCAAGGATTGAAGACCTAAGAGTAGCTGCTTCTACCGTAAAGGGCAAAAAGGTTTCTTCTAAAGTGCAGGCAATTGTGGTCCCTGGTTCCGGAAGGGTAAAACGCCAAGCTGAGTCGGAAGGTCTGGACAAGATCTTTGTAGAAGCTGGCTTCGAATGGAGAGAACCAGGCTGCTCCATGTGTCTTGCTATGAATGACGACGTTCTTTCTCCGGGAGACAGATGTGCTTCTACTTCCAATCGTAACTTCGAAGGAAGACAGGGTAAAGGGGGAAGAACCCATTTAGTCGGTCCAGCTATGGCAGCTGCTGCAGCGATCGAAGGCCATTTCGTAGATATCCGTTCTTGGAAATAA
- the leuD gene encoding 3-isopropylmalate dehydratase small subunit, with amino-acid sequence MKAFTQHEGLAVLIDRPNIDTDQIIPKQFLKKIERTGFGIHLFHDWRYLDDQGTQPNPEFSLNQDRYKGASVLVTRDNFGCGSSREHAPWALEDYGFRAIIAPSYADIFYNNCFKNGMLPVVLKAEEVEEIFKIVEKTPGAKIKIDLDKQNVISPSGNVYTFEVDSFRKYCLYNGLDDIGLTLQHEAKIKSYEDQNRKDLPWLYASKK; translated from the coding sequence ATGAAAGCATTTACCCAACACGAAGGTCTGGCAGTTCTGATCGATCGTCCAAATATTGATACGGATCAGATCATTCCCAAGCAATTCTTAAAGAAGATCGAACGAACAGGATTCGGGATCCACCTATTCCATGACTGGAGATACTTGGACGACCAAGGCACTCAGCCAAATCCTGAATTCAGCTTAAACCAGGATCGCTATAAGGGAGCCTCCGTTTTAGTTACCAGGGACAATTTCGGTTGCGGTTCTTCTAGAGAGCATGCTCCTTGGGCTCTGGAGGACTACGGCTTTAGGGCTATTATCGCTCCTTCGTATGCGGATATCTTTTATAATAATTGTTTCAAAAACGGAATGCTGCCTGTTGTATTAAAGGCAGAGGAAGTGGAAGAGATCTTTAAGATCGTGGAAAAGACTCCCGGTGCAAAGATCAAGATCGACCTGGACAAGCAGAACGTGATCAGTCCTTCCGGGAACGTCTATACTTTCGAAGTGGATTCTTTTCGGAAATATTGTTTGTATAATGGGTTGGACGATATCGGTTTAACACTTCAACACGAAGCGAAGATCAAGTCGTACGAAGATCAGAACCGCAAAGACCTTCCTTGGTTGTACGCTTCCAAAAAATAA
- a CDS encoding PLP-dependent cysteine synthase family protein encodes MFDEISRSIDEFGNSLLGALNNVQNAFGRELSVAKPIKENVLQMIGNTPLIRLNQIGSHIPNVEIYLKAEFCNPTGSVKDRTALSMVLAAERRGELKPGGYIFQAGYNTTAISLAWIAAVRQYKFKVYLAPDTEQEKIKELKTYGASVEVVQLAKGNWDDSLLETARAAKEKDKNAVILNEFKDMANTNAHFLFTGPEIWRDLAGNVDAFVAGGGSGGTLSGVGRFLKSKKPSLRVIMGVSKNSRFIRKMVQGDSSIRLPESFDPKVTDQYIGVDREEALRYQSELYQKEGVFAGLTTGTTLASAIHYAESLPTREDQKTPSYKIVVLSPDRL; translated from the coding sequence ATGTTTGACGAGATTTCCCGTTCCATCGACGAGTTCGGTAATAGCCTGCTCGGTGCCCTCAATAATGTCCAAAATGCATTCGGAAGAGAGCTGAGTGTAGCCAAGCCGATCAAAGAGAATGTTTTGCAGATGATTGGGAATACTCCTCTCATCCGTTTGAACCAGATCGGTTCTCATATTCCGAATGTGGAGATCTATCTTAAGGCGGAGTTCTGCAATCCAACAGGCAGCGTAAAGGACAGGACAGCACTTTCCATGGTACTCGCCGCAGAAAGAAGAGGGGAACTCAAACCGGGAGGATATATCTTCCAAGCAGGCTATAATACTACCGCGATTTCTTTGGCTTGGATCGCAGCCGTTCGTCAGTACAAGTTCAAGGTCTATTTAGCTCCGGACACGGAACAGGAAAAGATCAAGGAACTCAAGACCTATGGGGCTTCTGTAGAAGTGGTCCAACTGGCAAAAGGGAATTGGGACGATTCCCTTTTAGAAACTGCAAGAGCGGCCAAAGAGAAAGATAAGAATGCAGTCATTCTAAATGAGTTCAAGGATATGGCCAATACCAATGCTCATTTCCTATTTACCGGTCCTGAGATCTGGAGAGACTTGGCAGGCAATGTGGATGCATTCGTTGCGGGTGGCGGTTCCGGAGGAACTCTTTCCGGTGTAGGTCGTTTCTTAAAAAGTAAGAAACCATCTCTTCGTGTCATTATGGGAGTGAGCAAAAACTCCAGATTTATCCGTAAGATGGTGCAGGGCGATTCCAGTATTCGTCTGCCGGAGTCTTTCGATCCTAAGGTCACAGACCAGTACATCGGAGTGGATCGAGAAGAAGCTCTTAGATACCAATCCGAGCTCTATCAGAAAGAAGGAGTCTTTGCGGGACTTACCACAGGAACTACTCTTGCTTCCGCCATTCATTATGCAGAGAGCCTTCCTACAAGAGAAGACCAAAAAACTCCTAGCTACAAGATCGTGGTCTTATCTCCCGATCGTCTCTAA
- a CDS encoding AAA domain-containing protein, with protein MASHYEALRESLKKERKAELDRYKAELSNSDLNQRIQSGLTVYPLVFEDAELSPDGNWKVVLKPTKEKNIPELFKTGTPVRILKDTEEYPTVLLKANEDSYIVYMDEVPEWVEEGKLALEILPDETSFKEWDRALEKVLSAEKGSRAKFFADLFSNQIRISSPHFKTQSGISEKLNESQKTAVSAILQTEDFVLVHGPPGTGKTKTLVEAIRLLVAQDKKVLASAPTNSASDLLVECLVELGISVLRLGHPARISQEIIHNSLEFKLSAHPEAKLIERDRKEVQELLKKARKFKRSFGKQEAEERKALYKEADQLRKGIKSRQKILVQYLLDSHPVIVCTHTGASSYLLENKSFDYAILDEGSQAIEPSSWLPILKAEKVVIAGDPFQLPPTVISDDALLKVSLMERLIALFPDKERIFLLDTQYRMTDPIMSFPNHKFYEGKLRSGFPEEQRNPSPFADEYPFSSSLVFLDTSGTDTAEENLEGSLGNSWEAEFTISIVNKLVEAGWKPEELSILSPYRFQRYLLLQKLEETDPELAKKIEVETVDSFQGREIGAVVFSLVRSNPEGQVGFLSETRRWNVGMTRAKKLLVMIGDGSTLGQNEFFQDLIQSVEIEGEVKTAWEFMD; from the coding sequence ATGGCTTCCCATTACGAGGCCTTACGAGAGTCTCTCAAAAAAGAAAGAAAGGCAGAGTTAGATCGATATAAGGCCGAACTTTCTAATTCGGACCTCAACCAGAGGATCCAAAGCGGACTTACCGTATATCCTCTTGTTTTCGAAGATGCGGAACTCAGTCCGGATGGAAACTGGAAAGTTGTCCTAAAACCCACCAAAGAAAAGAATATACCGGAACTGTTCAAGACAGGAACTCCTGTCCGCATCTTAAAGGATACCGAAGAATATCCGACCGTTCTGTTGAAGGCAAACGAAGACTCCTATATCGTCTATATGGACGAGGTGCCGGAATGGGTAGAAGAAGGAAAACTCGCTCTGGAAATCCTTCCGGATGAGACTAGCTTCAAAGAATGGGATAGGGCTTTGGAGAAGGTACTGTCTGCGGAAAAAGGTTCTAGAGCGAAATTCTTTGCAGATCTATTCTCAAACCAGATACGGATCTCTTCTCCTCATTTCAAGACTCAATCTGGTATTTCAGAAAAACTGAATGAATCCCAAAAGACGGCTGTTTCCGCTATTCTGCAAACGGAGGACTTCGTTTTAGTCCATGGTCCCCCTGGAACGGGAAAAACCAAAACCCTAGTAGAGGCAATTCGTCTGCTGGTTGCCCAAGATAAGAAGGTTCTAGCATCCGCTCCCACGAATTCCGCTTCGGATCTTTTGGTAGAATGTCTGGTAGAGTTAGGGATCTCTGTACTTCGGCTGGGACATCCGGCTCGGATCAGCCAAGAGATTATCCATAACTCCTTGGAGTTCAAGCTTTCCGCTCATCCGGAAGCAAAACTGATCGAAAGGGATAGAAAAGAAGTACAAGAACTACTAAAGAAGGCTCGTAAATTCAAGCGAAGCTTCGGCAAGCAAGAAGCGGAAGAACGAAAGGCACTCTACAAGGAAGCGGACCAACTCAGAAAGGGGATCAAGTCCAGGCAAAAGATACTCGTACAATATCTACTCGATTCGCATCCGGTCATCGTTTGCACTCATACGGGTGCTTCTTCTTATCTTTTGGAAAACAAGAGCTTTGATTATGCGATCCTGGACGAGGGAAGTCAGGCAATAGAACCTTCTTCTTGGCTTCCTATTTTAAAAGCGGAGAAGGTTGTGATTGCGGGGGATCCGTTTCAGCTTCCGCCGACAGTGATCTCCGATGATGCACTACTTAAAGTTTCTCTAATGGAAAGGCTGATTGCTCTATTTCCGGATAAGGAAAGGATCTTCTTATTGGATACCCAGTATAGAATGACGGATCCGATCATGAGTTTTCCGAATCATAAGTTCTATGAGGGAAAATTGAGGTCAGGTTTTCCGGAAGAACAAAGGAATCCTTCTCCTTTTGCCGACGAGTATCCCTTTTCTTCTAGTTTGGTGTTCTTAGATACTTCCGGAACAGACACTGCCGAAGAGAATTTGGAAGGAAGTCTCGGAAATTCTTGGGAAGCGGAGTTTACGATCTCTATCGTGAACAAGCTAGTGGAGGCGGGATGGAAACCGGAAGAGCTTTCTATTCTTTCTCCGTACAGGTTCCAAAGGTATCTCCTTCTCCAAAAGCTAGAAGAGACGGATCCGGAACTCGCAAAGAAAATAGAGGTTGAGACCGTGGATTCCTTCCAAGGAAGAGAGATCGGTGCAGTCGTATTTAGCTTGGTCCGTTCCAATCCGGAAGGTCAGGTCGGCTTTCTTTCCGAGACCAGAAGATGGAACGTCGGAATGACTCGGGCTAAGAAACTTTTAGTGATGATCGGAGACGGTTCCACTTTGGGACAGAATGAATTTTTCCAAGATCTAATACAATCCGTGGAGATAGAAGGAGAAGTAAAGACTGCCTGGGAGTTTATGGACTGA
- a CDS encoding DUF1109 domain-containing protein: MLNPKNDKTDELIRSLSADLQRGNLNFNILFLSWLGLLASGLLLGWSISLLANRPPAFPGWWPEPTLIIIWGVIAGYLLSKTAYPEESSVWIFWGAGASIFLWMGFNLFQFASAFELEHVHIGPCPLIVAGSSLILGGIGWIWIRKMASSRPGLSAFLFLSVIFAASNLSLKFICPVQEPSHLFLAHVLASFAWIILFWLPLKKKFVW, encoded by the coding sequence ATGTTGAACCCCAAAAACGATAAGACGGATGAGCTGATACGCAGTTTAAGCGCGGATCTGCAGAGAGGAAATTTGAATTTTAATATTCTTTTCTTATCTTGGCTTGGGCTCTTAGCTTCCGGTCTATTGCTCGGTTGGAGCATATCCCTCTTAGCAAACCGCCCTCCCGCTTTTCCCGGCTGGTGGCCGGAACCCACTTTAATTATTATCTGGGGAGTGATCGCCGGATACTTATTAAGTAAGACCGCGTACCCGGAAGAAAGTTCGGTCTGGATTTTCTGGGGAGCGGGTGCTTCCATCTTTTTATGGATGGGCTTTAATCTGTTTCAATTCGCTAGCGCCTTTGAGTTAGAGCATGTGCATATCGGTCCTTGTCCCCTAATTGTTGCAGGCTCTTCTTTGATCTTAGGTGGCATCGGTTGGATCTGGATCCGAAAAATGGCGAGTTCTCGTCCTGGGCTGTCCGCTTTCCTATTCTTGAGCGTGATTTTCGCGGCATCCAATCTTTCTTTGAAATTCATCTGTCCAGTACAGGAGCCTTCTCATCTATTTTTGGCTCATGTTTTAGCAAGCTTTGCATGGATCATACTCTTCTGGCTCCCTCTTAAGAAGAAATTCGTTTGGTAA
- a CDS encoding RNA polymerase sigma factor yields the protein MVGKQEIWEVLSERMRRAQEGDAREYELLLTKCREILSNYLSQKVKDWEDREDLIQDILIGMHKAKITYRPDRPFAPWFFSIARYKTIDYIRKTGTRDRFVFAEMEEFPQEETTSPEDEWALAQGLESWLSVLDPRQKQILTMAKLEGKSVREISQSTGLSESNVKVIVHRSIEKMRRFFSESGRTGEDPNTSKK from the coding sequence ATGGTCGGAAAGCAAGAAATCTGGGAAGTCCTTTCGGAAAGAATGCGCCGTGCCCAAGAAGGGGATGCAAGGGAATATGAACTTCTTCTGACCAAATGTAGGGAGATCCTGAGCAATTATTTAAGCCAAAAGGTAAAGGATTGGGAAGATAGAGAGGATCTGATCCAGGACATTCTGATCGGAATGCATAAGGCCAAGATCACGTACAGGCCGGATCGCCCGTTCGCCCCATGGTTCTTCTCTATTGCTAGATACAAAACCATCGATTATATTCGTAAGACAGGGACCAGAGATCGATTCGTATTCGCTGAGATGGAGGAGTTTCCTCAAGAAGAAACGACTTCTCCCGAGGATGAATGGGCGCTTGCACAAGGCCTAGAATCCTGGTTAAGCGTTCTAGACCCGAGGCAGAAACAGATCCTGACCATGGCAAAGTTAGAAGGAAAATCCGTGAGAGAGATCTCTCAGAGCACTGGACTTTCCGAATCCAATGTAAAAGTGATCGTTCATAGATCTATAGAGAAGATGAGACGCTTTTTTTCCGAATCCGGGAGAACGGGAGAGGACCCGAATACGTCCAAGAAGTAG
- a CDS encoding GNAT family N-acetyltransferase, whose translation MPSQTKTRWIDSLSEISSEDWNRLADPENPFSDHEFLYSLELSSCVGSRTSWQPGYLLAEDEKGLHSALAFYHKYDSYGEYIFDHAWANFFSQNGLSYYPKGLIAYPFTPVNGRKIFRREDVSVDAALDVLLPVLLKESKRQGLSSIHFLFLEEEESKALEKRGFATRITHQFHWSNRSYESFEHFLGDFKSKKRMQIRREREAIRSDEIKILIKQGSEITEEDMDSIYSFYTDTYSRKWGSPYLNRKFFRLIREKFAEKIVLFLAEKHGERIAGTFNLRKGKKLYGRYWGSIGHFPFLHFECCYYSPIEYSIQNGLTIFEAGAQGEQKFLRGFPAVPTYSSHFIFHEGARNAIERFLENERMNMQEMILETNLHSPLKEQPGLKGSEL comes from the coding sequence ATGCCTTCCCAAACCAAGACTCGTTGGATCGATTCTCTAAGTGAAATTTCTTCCGAAGATTGGAATCGCTTAGCGGATCCGGAGAATCCTTTCTCGGATCATGAGTTCTTATACTCTTTAGAACTTTCTTCTTGCGTCGGTTCCAGAACTTCTTGGCAGCCTGGATATCTTTTGGCCGAGGATGAGAAGGGTTTGCATTCCGCTTTAGCCTTCTATCATAAATACGATTCGTACGGAGAATATATTTTCGACCATGCTTGGGCCAATTTCTTCTCTCAGAATGGTCTCTCTTATTATCCAAAGGGACTGATTGCGTATCCGTTCACTCCGGTAAACGGTAGAAAGATATTTAGAAGGGAAGACGTCTCTGTAGATGCTGCCTTGGATGTTCTTCTCCCGGTCCTTCTCAAGGAATCCAAACGACAAGGCCTTTCTAGTATTCATTTCCTATTCCTGGAAGAAGAAGAGTCCAAGGCCTTAGAGAAGAGAGGATTTGCCACTCGGATCACTCATCAGTTCCATTGGAGCAATCGGTCGTACGAGAGCTTCGAGCACTTCTTAGGAGATTTTAAATCCAAGAAAAGAATGCAGATCCGAAGGGAGAGAGAGGCGATCCGTTCAGACGAGATCAAGATCCTGATCAAGCAAGGAAGCGAGATCACAGAAGAAGATATGGACAGCATCTATTCCTTCTATACGGATACATATTCCCGCAAATGGGGATCTCCTTATCTCAACCGAAAATTCTTCCGATTGATCCGAGAAAAATTCGCAGAAAAGATCGTACTTTTCCTAGCGGAGAAACACGGAGAGAGGATTGCCGGGACTTTTAATTTAAGAAAGGGAAAGAAATTGTACGGAAGGTATTGGGGATCTATAGGTCATTTTCCCTTCTTGCATTTCGAATGTTGTTATTATTCTCCAATCGAGTATTCCATCCAAAACGGTCTAACGATCTTCGAGGCGGGGGCTCAAGGAGAGCAAAAGTTTTTAAGAGGATTTCCTGCCGTACCCACGTATAGCTCCCATTTTATTTTCCATGAGGGAGCGAGAAATGCGATTGAACGTTTTTTAGAAAACGAAAGAATGAATATGCAGGAAATGATATTAGAGACGAATCTTCATTCTCCTTTAAAAGAGCAGCCGGGTCTAAAAGGTTCAGAGTTATGA
- the clpS gene encoding ATP-dependent Clp protease adapter ClpS — MSDLKTEEQVLTKEKLKLKRPSKYRVVILNDDYTPMEFVVWILRVVFYRSQVESEQIMLKAHTTGKALCGVYTQEVAQTKVKETHLLAEEHGHPLHCQMEIEDGEEES; from the coding sequence ATGAGCGATCTAAAGACGGAAGAGCAGGTCCTTACTAAGGAAAAGCTGAAATTAAAGAGGCCTTCCAAATATAGAGTCGTGATCCTGAATGACGATTATACTCCGATGGAGTTCGTAGTCTGGATCCTGAGAGTCGTATTCTATAGAAGTCAGGTGGAGAGCGAGCAGATCATGCTAAAGGCTCATACGACCGGCAAGGCGCTCTGCGGAGTTTATACTCAGGAAGTCGCCCAGACCAAAGTGAAAGAGACGCATTTATTGGCCGAAGAACATGGACATCCTTTGCATTGCCAAATGGAAATAGAGGATGGTGAGGAAGAATCATGA
- the clpA gene encoding ATP-dependent Clp protease ATP-binding subunit ClpA has translation MTLSEELEKSLNKARAEALRRRNEYITLEHILLSLTYDPVAQEVLLACGADLEQLRSELKEFLDTEMESVPENFGEIEPDYTIAAQRVLQLAAFHVQSTQKKTLDGGYVLASIFREDQSHAVFFLGRQDISRFDVVRYISHGIKKGEKVGEGAGNEESSKSQTGDALKDFCVNLTEKAKNGKLDPLVGREEEIERTVHILARRRKNNPIFVGDAGVGKTAIVEGLALKIVNGQVPDILRNTKLFSLDMGLLLAGTKFRGEFEERLKNVVQSITADPNNVLFVDEIHTIIGAGAVSGGSLDASNLLKPALSNGELRCIGTTTYKEYKAIFEKDHALSRRFQKLEVGEPSVDETILILKGLLPKYEEFHSVKYSSQAVEEAARLADRYILDRKLPDKAIDLIDEAGAKVKLRASSKTKIVSVKEIEELVSKISKIPPRTVKADDREKLKILDEELKRKIYGQDKAVTELVQAIRLSRSGLSEPGKPVGSFLFAGPTGVGKTELSKQLAAILGVEFIRFDMSEYMEKHTVSRLIGSPPGYVGFEQGGQLTDAIVRTPHCVLLLDEIEKAHEDIYNILLQIMDHATLTDNNGRKADFKQVILIMTTNTGARERATNPLGFDNTALLDRGLKAIERQFSPEFRNRLTAVIEFNSLEEDVVSKVVRKQLELLETRLKEKNIHLQYGEEVLRWIAKKSYDPLFGARPVQRWIDANISKKLSEEILFGELKSGGLASLEIVEEELKLVFHPKH, from the coding sequence ATGACATTATCCGAAGAATTAGAAAAATCCCTAAACAAAGCAAGAGCCGAAGCCTTGCGACGAAGGAACGAATACATTACTCTGGAGCATATTCTTCTTTCCTTAACCTATGATCCTGTAGCTCAAGAAGTATTGCTCGCCTGCGGTGCCGATCTAGAACAGCTTCGAAGTGAGCTGAAAGAATTTTTAGACACGGAGATGGAATCGGTCCCGGAGAATTTCGGCGAGATCGAACCCGATTATACCATAGCGGCTCAAAGAGTCCTACAGTTAGCCGCATTCCATGTGCAATCCACTCAAAAGAAAACCTTAGACGGAGGTTATGTGCTTGCCTCTATCTTTAGAGAAGATCAATCCCATGCCGTCTTCTTTTTGGGAAGACAGGACATCTCTCGATTCGATGTGGTCCGTTATATTTCTCATGGGATCAAGAAGGGTGAAAAAGTAGGGGAAGGCGCTGGCAACGAAGAATCCTCTAAGAGCCAAACCGGGGACGCACTCAAGGACTTCTGCGTAAACTTAACCGAAAAGGCTAAGAACGGAAAGCTAGATCCTCTCGTTGGTAGAGAAGAAGAGATCGAAAGAACCGTACATATCCTCGCCAGACGTAGAAAGAATAATCCTATTTTCGTTGGCGATGCGGGAGTAGGTAAGACAGCAATCGTAGAAGGTCTCGCACTCAAGATCGTAAACGGACAGGTCCCTGATATATTAAGGAATACAAAACTGTTCTCCTTGGATATGGGACTTCTTCTTGCCGGTACAAAGTTCCGAGGGGAATTTGAAGAGAGACTGAAGAATGTAGTACAGTCGATTACGGCTGATCCAAATAATGTTCTCTTCGTGGATGAGATCCATACGATTATCGGGGCGGGAGCCGTTTCCGGAGGATCCTTGGACGCTTCCAATCTATTGAAGCCGGCTCTTTCTAACGGAGAGTTACGTTGCATCGGGACGACTACATACAAGGAATACAAGGCAATATTCGAAAAAGATCATGCACTCTCTAGACGCTTTCAGAAATTGGAAGTGGGAGAGCCTTCCGTAGATGAGACCATTTTGATCTTGAAGGGACTGCTTCCTAAATACGAAGAGTTCCATTCCGTGAAATATTCTTCGCAAGCGGTAGAAGAGGCGGCGAGACTTGCGGATCGATATATCTTGGATCGCAAACTTCCGGACAAAGCGATCGATCTGATAGACGAGGCTGGGGCCAAGGTAAAACTAAGAGCCTCTTCCAAGACTAAGATCGTAAGCGTGAAAGAGATAGAGGAATTGGTCTCTAAGATCTCCAAGATCCCTCCTCGTACTGTTAAGGCAGACGATAGAGAAAAACTTAAAATACTGGATGAGGAACTAAAACGTAAGATCTACGGACAGGACAAGGCAGTCACTGAGCTTGTACAAGCGATCCGACTTTCCAGGAGTGGGCTTTCCGAGCCGGGAAAACCTGTGGGCTCTTTCCTATTCGCGGGACCTACAGGAGTGGGTAAGACGGAACTTTCCAAACAACTTGCCGCTATTCTGGGAGTGGAATTCATTCGCTTCGATATGAGCGAATATATGGAGAAACATACCGTTTCCCGTTTGATCGGTTCTCCTCCGGGTTATGTAGGTTTCGAACAAGGAGGGCAGCTTACAGATGCGATCGTGAGGACTCCTCATTGTGTTCTTCTTCTGGATGAGATAGAAAAAGCTCATGAGGATATTTATAATATTCTCCTCCAGATCATGGATCATGCCACTCTTACTGACAATAACGGAAGAAAGGCAGACTTTAAGCAGGTCATATTGATCATGACCACGAATACTGGTGCAAGGGAAAGAGCGACGAATCCATTAGGTTTCGATAATACTGCTCTTCTGGACCGTGGCCTAAAAGCGATTGAAAGACAATTTTCTCCCGAATTCCGAAATAGGCTCACCGCAGTCATCGAATTCAATAGCTTAGAAGAAGATGTGGTCTCTAAAGTGGTCCGCAAACAGTTGGAACTCCTAGAAACCAGACTAAAAGAAAAGAATATCCATTTGCAGTATGGGGAAGAAGTATTACGTTGGATCGCAAAGAAATCCTACGATCCTCTCTTCGGAGCAAGACCAGTGCAAAGATGGATAGATGCCAATATTTCCAAGAAACTCTCGGAAGAGATCTTATTTGGGGAATTGAAATCCGGCGGACTCGCTTCCTTGGAAATTGTGGAAGAAGAACTCAAATTGGTTTTTCATCCTAAACACTGA